agtactccCGCGGCATGGTCTTCTCTGGCTAAGTCTCCTTGTCAGCCGAATCAGTAGATGGCGTTTCCTTGGGCATCCCATtagttcctgcagggttaggatacggcggatcacgagtggaattacctcccctcgtcgtgatcgccttaacattttcaatggGGGAGTCGGGTTGCCCAGGAATCCTCCCAGATTtatttgcagggactaaagatgccaacGGAGCTaactgggtttctatcattttattaaagctcagctggttttgaaatgcggaagcgaagccatctagcttgacatgacatttatgttctctaagatcttatcattggcagcaagcttttttgcttagcgcatcagtggttttagcttgcgcaaaaacaagatccttcaaggagggttgGTTAGAGAAATTACCGTTATTATTACCTCattgataatatgggcgtggttggttccacccctgacctccttgtggacgatacccgttgttgttgttgcccatgtacattgcctcctcacgggtttccgggcGGTCGTTCCCAGAATGACCCGTGCAGCCGCAGACTTCACACGTGATGTatgagtccaaggccttgacggtgccttgtggccgtttctcgtggtcgtccaagcgtttcatgaggaggtccagcttggcagcaagtaactccgtctccttgacggtgtgcatgcctcgctgacgggtctggagtcgttcctcgctccaacccatattggagaccatcttctctatgagTTCAATGGCTCCTTGAACTGTTAtagagaagaaggctcctccagctgccgcgtccaggtgatcgTGGGACATCGGGGTGAGCCCATTGTAAAAGTTCTGTaggatcagccagtcgtccatcccatgatgaggacaggcggccacgtaCTCCTACAGTCATTCCCATGCTTCCGGAATGGACTtgtcccttgtctgctggaaactggaaattcgtccacgaagggcattggttttgcccatcgggaagaacttTGAGAGGAATGTCGTAGAGCATTTATCCCAGGTGTTGAtagcagcacggttggcatagaaccactgcttcgctctcccgaggagagagaacggaaacagccgcagcctgacggcgtcgggactgacgcccttgatggtgtacgtaCGGCATATCTCCAGGAATTGTTGCAGATGAgcgttggcatcctcattaggcttgccacagaatgGGCTAGCCTacgccatcgtgatgaggctggacttcaaaTTGAAATCCACATCTCCTATGTTGACTTGCGGCCTGACGGCCACATTGTCAACAGAGGGAGCAACGAACTCGCGAAAAGTCTTGCTGACTATAATCTTGAAGGTTGGTGGCgctggtacggctggtttctctGTCGGTAAAGCTTTCTGCGGAGCAGCGACCCGCggcctgacgctccggaagaaagcttctagattttctttgaagttttccggcaggttgaaaccagtcatgcactaccctgttttcacaataaaaactgaaaacaaccaaggttagcctgcaaaggaaaatgattatataGAGGTAAATATAATGTATTAGTTTAAGTAATCTCTATCATGAATCTTCCCAGGCAAcagcgccagaaatgcttgttggtatttcttaacgacattagtagaaatataattcccagcaatggcgcagaaatacttctggtatattacggTTACaaagttcatccgcaagcgcatggatatacgattgtagcatttcacccgacagtattccaagggtatcgtatttattttatcccgtgggaagatcttgtagagagaactcaactaataatttatatattacttgtgataatcatattctaagtaggggttaagataatccaagggtagagtgacacacaagcattaactattcatcctcataataaataatctaagctaggtggaaagaaaagagaaagagaatctattcctatacttctaacatacatagtatacatacattctagttaactggtatactagctaataccctctatccgatgccctcctggtacatcgagaagccacccctaactgccgagttccttacaatagcccgtcatgaccatccaaccagggttaaatacggaggaataccctccccaggaaattaacttaggattatatataggcacCGAGAAATACCCGTACCGAGATGTCACCATCaacggcccacctctcatccgcaatatataaccccaaataatgatatcccgtaatctagacaccacgtctaaactaccagatactactctaatatcatcgtcatgacatagtgtaattgcataagcaaacactatacccgcaccaaagcatctcccaaaTAAGCTAGctgtatattcagtataaccagaacataatgtaaagtaggtactcatatactcggaaagtatttcaataccataaatgtatttagaagagtattctaataaaagtacaaaacttaaaaaagagaaaaggaaagctactaaagccatacccgaactcttccgaagacttccggactcctgattcctattctaattctattccaccagctagatactactaaactaaacttgagaggaatgagagagctcttgcttgaggtctgtgagtgaagtgagaaggtgaggggtttatataacctcccaatgatggttgtgacggttggaatggtcggaaataccctccaaccgttaTTAGGAGCTAATCCACACCATCCAAAAGAAACCCTGCATCCAGCAGCGAtgagggaggttcggccgaacctggggctggcccaaccagcccatggtttggctggcggcctcctctgtcgCTCTTCTCtacagacttgtgaattttggcccagtttgtcgtgtcaattctgagttcttggcccattcatatacaagtctggttctcgacatcgtccgattgatttatcgtgggcgttgatgtcgattctccttcactttatgattattctctgcaaaaagttagtagacctaatactagtggaatattattactctaacatatttatgcattgcaagcatcactagttctctcctgttttagtgatattgacggtcgaaaatGATCGATATCGACCGTCAACAGGGCGCGTGCGAAGCGATGCAGGTCGAGCACGCCTAGTCCTCCCAGTTCTTTCGGCCAACAGACCCGATCCCAATTCACTTTACATTTACCTCCGGACAAGTTGTCGCCACCGGCCCAAAGGAATTTCCTCCTGATTTTGTCGAGCGCTTCCAAAGTTCCTTTAGGAAGTCTAATTGAGGTGAGGTGGTAGATGGGTTGTGAGGTTAGGACTGTCTTAACAAGGGTGGATCTGCCAGCTTGGTTTAGGAGCTTCCCTTGCCAGTGAGGAAGCCTTGTCCCCGCCTTGTCCACAAGGGGCTGGAAGTGGACTTTACGTAGCTTGGAGAGCGCCAATGGAAGGCCTAAATATGTCATTGGGAAGGCAGCTTTCTTTGCCAGAAGATGTAGAATGATGTCGTCAAGGTCAATGCCGTTTCAACGTATGGGGGCAACTTGACTTTTGTGGAAGTTTGTTTTTAGGCCCGTGGCCTCACCAAAGGACTCAAGAATGTGTGCCAGCGCTGAGACGTCTTGTTGTGTCGGGGAGGGGAAGATGGCAGCGTCGTACGCGTACAACGAGGTTCTCATTCTCGGCGGTCGTCCATTGAGGCGTGTGAGGTGCCCATCCTCAGTCGCTCTCTCCAGGATGTGGTGTAGCGGGTCGATTGCTAATATGAACAAGAACGGTGttctgtaataattggctattTGAGTAAAGACCGGGCTGTTTCATTgcactattaaaaaaaagaaacagtagATCGAAAGTGGAAGTTCCTAGCTAGTAAGTCttcttagtttttttaaaaaaactgaaaccTATCGAAACGGAGTTCTTTTCCAaaatttcatcatcaaactgaaaGATGTTCTACAATTTCACATGCAGATATCAAACGGAAATTTTTTCCATAATTTCGATGTTCTATATAATTTCACACGCAAATACCAAAACAGAGACTTACTGAAATGTTAACTGTTCCATAGTTTACGAAACGGAAGCTTTATAGCTCGAGTGCTGACTGCTGAGCCTTCATGATGAAAAGTTAATTTCCAGAACTTAGATTGCTGAGCCATATCGAACCAGAAACTTAATTTCCAGAACTTCATGATGAAAAGTTTAAAACTGTTCTTTTCCAAGCTATAATCAAGATTTTCGTAAATATAGGTTATCTTTTCTAAGTTCACATGTCACACGCGTTTGACAGTGTCGTGTTATTCTTCACCAAAATCTACCATACAAAATCTCTGTACATGTAAAAGTAAAACATAGTATGATGTGCAGAGCATAAATAATATCACATCAatctttttcaactttttttaaaaaaaaaaatccagatcaATTAATTCATCTAAGATAGAAGTCAAACACATACGGAGTATAATCTAGGACCATATTGCATATACTTAACTAACAATTTGTACATGTTACATCTACTAATCTCCATTCCATGTTTGACTTCCAATCGAACAGCTAAGCTTATTATGCCATATTATTTCATTTAGCCCCTTGGAATTCCTCCATTTTACAAATACATCCCTCACCAATCTCATTTCTATACATATCATCATCGTTTCCTCCAAACTCAGAAGCCCAAAACACACGAAGCAAAGCTGCCTCGTCTGTGTCACTGACAGATGGGGTccatggagcagcagcagccggagtcggcggcgccggtgacggaGGCGTCGCCGGAGATCATCTTCCGGTCGAAGCTGCCGGACATCGCCATCACCAACACCCTCCCGCTCCACCGCTACTGCTTCGAGCGGCtcccggaggtggcggcgcgcccGTGCCTCATCGACGGAGCCACCGGCGGCGTGCTCACCTACGCCGACGTCGACCGCCtgtcccgccgcctcgccgctgcgctccgccgcgcgccgctgggGCTCCGGCGGGGCGGCGTCGTGATGAGCCTGCTGCGGAACTCGCCGGAGTTCGTGCTGTCCTTCTTCGCCGCGTCGCGCGTCGGCGCCGCGGTGACCACGGCGAACCCGATGTCCACCCCGCACGAGATCGAgagccagctcgccgccgccggcgccaccgtcgtCATCACCGAGTCCATGGCCGCCGACAAGCTCCCCTCCCACTCCCACGGCGCCCTCACCGTCGTCCTCATCGACGAGCGCCGCGACGGCTGCCTCCACTTCTGGGACGACCTCATGTCGGAGGACGAAgcgtcgccgctcgccggcgacgaggacgacgagaagGTGTTCGACCCGGACGACGTGGTGGCGCTGCCGTACTCGTCGGGGACGACGGGTCTCCCCAAGGGGGTGATGCTAACGCACCGGAGCCTGAGCACGAGCGTGGCGCAGCAGGTCGACGGCGAGAACCCAAACATCGGGCTCCACGCCGGCGACGTGATCCTGTGCGCGCTGCCCATGTTCCACATCTACTCGCTCAACACCATCATGATGTGCGGCctccgcgtcggcgccgccatcgtcgtcatgcgccgcttcgacctcgccgccatgATGGACCTCGTCGAGCGCCACCGCGTCACCATCGCGCCGCTCGTGCCGCCCATCGTCGTGGCCGTGGCCAAgagcgaggcagcggcggcgcgagaccTCTCGTCGGTGCGGATGGTGCTCTCCGGCGCGGCGCCCATGGGCAAGGACATCGAGGACGCGTTCATGGCCAAGCTCCCCGGCGCCGTGCTCGGACAGGtacaatacaagaaaaatattttcctttttttggttgAATTGGTTGTCATTTTTTGTGCGCCGTTGGATCATCCGATGGGCGGCTCGGATTCCATGTTGACTTTGGCGTCTGACGGTCAACGTGTAATCTGAGCCCTCCATTTGGCTGGTGTACAGATCCAATGGCGGGAAATCTTAACGTGTGAAGGACTCAAGAAGCCCTTCTTTTCACGTTTTTATTTAGGTTTTGATACAATATATACACAATATgtgttgttttttaaaaaaaataaacaaaatggaCATTACATtattggctgtgtttagatccaaacttcagtccttttccatcacatcaacctgtcatacacacataacttttcagtcacatcatctccaatttcaaccaaaatccaaactttggatccaactaaacacaaccattgttattattattataaacttataaAAAGGACATGAAAACAATTAATGAAACTAAGGATAGATTTCATTTCACTGACATGCTTAGAAAGTATAGTTGCCAATATATGTTATCTTtttaatgtgtgtgtgtgtatagagTGGAGCTCCACTCCCACACACAAACATGATGGCATGACTATTTAATAAGCTAAGTTGGCTCAAGTCAACATCTGAGGCCAATAATATCTTTCTAGCTAgtttctctttaaaaaaaaatcctagctaACTGATATGATATAAAATTAGCTTGCCATTTactcaaaagaaaagaagtatTCTTATTCCCCAATGCAATAACATGGTAGTATTATTTTAAATCCCACATACATAGCACTAAATTCACCTTTGGTTTGTTCTATATgacatatatatcaaattagtCCTACAAAAATGTTATATTCTAAGCATGTCCAGCTAATTATGCAAATGTGGTGATGATCTTTGCTGCCCACTATGTGGCATTCAGGGGTATGGGATGACTGAGGCAGGGCCAGTGCTGTCAATGTGCCTAGCATTTGCCAAGGAGCCCTTCAAGGTGAAGTCCGGTGCGTGCGGGACGGTGGTGCGCAACGCCGAGCTGAAGATCATCGACCCCGACACCGGGAAGTCGCTCGGCCGGAACCTGCCCGGCGAGATCTGCATCAGGGGACAACAGATTATGAAAGGTACAGAAGATCCCTGAACATCTTGGCATGTTCAACTGTTGACTTCTCAGTTATGTTTTGCCCCTGCAATAGAGAATGTACTACACTACCACTGGCCCAGATCTCTAGATCAAATCTGACTTGGAAAACATATGATAATCACCAGTGGATAACCCAGCTACACAAAAAATTATACAAGCCATTGATCTGGATTTCTTTTTGACTATTATTTAATCCTGAATTATGACAAGTAGTTATCTGGAGATGATGTGCAATAAAACAAGGTCAAAAATATGGATGGCCCTCTCTTTCTAATGGAAGTAAAAGAAAGTGTTGCTTTGGAGAAATGATAATACATATTGCAGTGTTGCTTGTTTATAGGGTAATTGTGCCAGAAGTCCACAATAGGTAGGATATTGTAATCCTAATTGAGTAGATGCTCCAGCTAGCGAATTATGTTGATGCAACTTTGATGTCAAGATCTCAACTAGCGTGCACTGACATGTGACATATCCGATGCCGTGTGTTCAAATCATTCCTAGCAATTCCATCGCGATATTAATGTTCGCCTCCCATCTTTTGCCCTATAACTTATAAGCCatagctaaattttaaatttcaaaatgtaagtttggagttaattttgttttttttttcatgtagttTCTGGTTTTTCAATTGCTAAGGgcataaatataaaagtttcacTCATAAACTTAAAACGGGTTGTCAGTTTTAGGCAAACGGTAGCGCTGTCACCAAACGATAACAACAATGGAATTATGCGAGTTCTTAAGGCCGTATTCACAATTAAAGGTCTAAAAGAGTAAGGATGTTGCTGTTCGTCATTGTATTAGAGCGAAAGGTCTGAAAGGCTGAAACAATCAAACAATGGTTGTTTAATTTCCACACTACTAATGTATGGCGTCCAAGACCTGGGCA
The Oryza glaberrima chromosome 8, OglaRS2, whole genome shotgun sequence DNA segment above includes these coding regions:
- the LOC127781234 gene encoding 4-coumarate--CoA ligase 1, with the protein product MGSMEQQQPESAAPVTEASPEIIFRSKLPDIAITNTLPLHRYCFERLPEVAARPCLIDGATGGVLTYADVDRLSRRLAAALRRAPLGLRRGGVVMSLLRNSPEFVLSFFAASRVGAAVTTANPMSTPHEIESQLAAAGATVVITESMAADKLPSHSHGALTVVLIDERRDGCLHFWDDLMSEDEASPLAGDEDDEKVFDPDDVVALPYSSGTTGLPKGVMLTHRSLSTSVAQQVDGENPNIGLHAGDVILCALPMFHIYSLNTIMMCGLRVGAAIVVMRRFDLAAMMDLVERHRVTIAPLVPPIVVAVAKSEAAAARDLSSVRMVLSGAAPMGKDIEDAFMAKLPGAVLGQGYGMTEAGPVLSMCLAFAKEPFKVKSGACGTVVRNAELKIIDPDTGKSLGRNLPGEICIRGQQIMKGYLNNPEATKNTIDAEGWLHTGDIGYVDDDDEIFIVDRLKEIIKYRGFQVAPAELEALLITHPSIADAAVVGKQIEPEIGEIPVAFVAKTEGSELTEDDVKQFVAKEVIYYKKIREVFFVDKIPKAPSGKILRKELRKQLQHLQQQA